One Phoenix dactylifera cultivar Barhee BC4 chromosome 14, palm_55x_up_171113_PBpolish2nd_filt_p, whole genome shotgun sequence DNA window includes the following coding sequences:
- the LOC103704757 gene encoding pentatricopeptide repeat-containing protein At3g62890-like → MNSCARNLHSFLSPDYLLSHLRSSPPPSLKKLQQIQAQIITNPHLQSNPNLLSHFISRCIQIYDLSNSSLFLRHLPKPYHQPSLWNHLFRSSAESSPPPEFLSLYRAMLQENIPPDRATFTTLLRHFPALPNASDAATTLHCQIIKLGHAFDRFLLTGLLNLYSKVGCLNAAEQLFEEMPERDVIANNAMIAALSSHGRTTEARRLFESIPEKSSASWNSMITCYCKENDVSAAREIFDRNPVKDVVSWNAIVDGYCKMGQLEMARQLFDRMGSAKNSVTWNTMISGYLHHREFSMVLSLFQVMQVENVRPTEVTMVSLLSACAHLGALNMGRWLHAFIRNHRLRIDVILGNALIDMYFKCGIAEAALQVFRGMPMKNVFCWNSVIAGLGMNGYGEQAIEVFLEMDRRGGIRPDGVTFVGLLSGCSHSGLVSEGKKYFSQMLGVYGIQPTIEHYGCMVDLLGRAGFLEEALDLIETMPIQPNSVVWGGLLRACRRHKDAKLSERVTQRLLELDPNDGANYVFLSNVYASSKRWDDVERCRQIMIERGVRKVPGCSSIEVNNMVHEFVVGDTSHPQFEQINTFLVGIERELRKLGYSPSTDSVLHDIEDEEKENAVMYHSEKIAIAFGLMSMRGKEPIRVVKNLRVCHDCHEATKFIAKLFQREIIVRDRNRFHHFRDGTCSCKDYW, encoded by the coding sequence ATGAACTCTTGTGCCAGAAATCTccattcttttctctctcctgaCTACCTCCTCTCCCATCTCCGAAGCTCTCCACCTCCGAGCCTCAAGAAGCTCCAGCAAATCCAAGCCCAAATCATCACCAACCCCCACCTCCAATCCAATCCAAACCTCCTCTCCCACTTCATCTCTCGCTGCATCCAAATCTACGATCTCTCCAACTCCTCCCTTTTCCTCCGCCACCTCCCCAAGCCCTACCACCAACCCTCTCTATGGAACCACCTCTTCCGCTCCTCGGCCGAGTCCTCTCCGCCCCCAGAGTTCCTCTCCCTCTACCGCGCAATGCTCCAAGAAAACATCCCCCCCGACCGAGCCACCTTCACCACCCTCCTCCGCCACTTTCCTGCTCTCCCCAACGCCTCCGATGCTGCCACAACCCTCCATTGCCAAATCATCAAGCTCGGCCACGCTTTCGACCGATTCTTACTTACTGGTTTGTTGAATTTATATTCTAAAGTTGGCTGCTTGAACGCCGCGGAGCAACTGTTTGAGGAAATGCCCGAGAGGGATGTTATCGCCAACAACGCAATGATTGCTGCGTTGAGTAGTCACGGGCGCACCACCGAGGCGCGGAGACTGTTTGAGTCAATTCCGGAGAAGAGCTCGGCTTCTTGGAACTCGATGATCACTTGCTATTGCAAGGAGAATGATGTTTCTGCTGCTCGTGAGATATTTGACCGGAATCCAGTTAAGGATGTTGTTTCGTGGAATGCAATTGTTGATGGGTATTGTAAGATGGGGCAGCTGGAGATGGCACGGCAGTTGTTTGATAGGATGGGTTCGGCAAAGAATTCAGTGACATGGAATACGATGATCTCGGGGTATCTTCATCATAGGGAGTTTAGTATGGTGCTTTCGTTGTTTCAGGTGATGCAAGTGGAGAATGTGAGGCCTACTGAGGTCACCATGGTGAGCTTGCTATCTGCTTGTGCTCACTTGGGTGCCTTAAATATGGGTCGATGGCTTCATGCTTTTATCCGGAATCACCGACTCAGGATTGATGTCATCTTGGGTAATGCCCTTATAGATATGTACTTCAAGTGTGGGATTGCTGAGGCTGCACTTCAAGTCTTCCGTGGGATGCCTATGAAAAATGTGTTCTGTTGGAACTCGGTCATTGCAGGATTAGGAATGAATGGTTATGGAGAACAAGCCATAGAAGTTTTTCTTGAGATGGATAGGAGAGGAGGAATTAGGCCAGATGGAGTCACATTTGTTGGGCTCTTGTCAGGATGTAGTCATTCGGGGTTAGTGTCCGAAGGCAAGAAATATTTCTCTCAAATGCTTGGTGTTTATGGAATACAGCCCACGATTGAACACTATGGTTGTATGGTTGACCTTCTAGGCCGGGCCGGGTTTCTTGAGGAAGCTTTAGATCTCATAGAAACAATGCCTATTCAGCCTAACTCCGTGGTCTGGGGGGGTTTGCTTCGTGCATGCCGGAGACACAAGGACGCTAAACTAAGTGAACGGGTGACGCAACGCCTACTAGAGTTAGATCCTAATGATGGTGCTAATTATGTGTTTCTATCGAATGTGTATGCATCATCAAAGCGTTGGGATGATGTGGAGAGATGTAGGCAGATTATGATTGAAAGAGGAGTGCGAAAAGTACCTGGATGTAGTTCTATCGAGGTGAATAATATGGTTCATGAGTTTGTGGTTGGTGATACCTCACACCCGCAATTTGAACAGATCAATACTTTTCTGGTTGGGATTGAAAGGGAATTGAGGAAACTTGGGTATAGTCCAAGTACAGATTCTGTGCTTCATGACATAGAGGATGAGGAGAAGGAGAATGCAGTTATGTATCATAGTGAGAAGATTGCGATTGCTTTTGGGCTTATGAGTATGAGGGGAAAAGAACCGATTCGAGTGGTGAAGAACCTTAGAGTTTGTCATGATTGCCATGAAGCAACAAAATTTATAGCTAAGTTATTTCAGAGGGAGATAATTGTCAGGGATCGAAACCGGTTCCACCATTTTAGAGATGGAACCTGTTCTTGCAAGGATTACTGGTGA
- the LOC103704864 gene encoding protein BEARSKIN1-like — protein sequence MAASSSSNSGVPPGFRFHPTDEELLLFYLKKKISFEKFDLEVIREIDLNKVEPWDLQERCRIGSTPQSEWYFFSHKDRKYPTGSRTNRATNAGFWKATGRDKCIRTTYKKIGMRKTLVFYRGRAPHGLKTDWIMHEYRLEDSGAGDGDGDANSSGAEDGWVVCRVFKKKCFFKVGTGGGTSQGFENHIGGPASHDHQPRPLSSQYIHPHHSLLHHHNHHHHSVSNLYYSQLPPQSYAHVQVQDLLTNHRPTGYDFSVLPTESSAMVKPCEGGLEVGAACEGMRHVGGDGRDRSPNAWAVLDGIDGRFGGAGGAAVQQMNQISGQRGGEMELWGYGK from the exons ATGGCGGCATCTTCGTCATCAAACTCCGGAGTTCCGCCAGGGTTTCGGTTCCACCCGACCGACGAAGAGCTCCTCCTTTTCTATCTAAAGAAGAAGATCTCGTTCGAGAAGTTCGATTTGGAGGTGATTAGAGAGATTGATTTGAATAAGGTTGAGCCGTGGGACTTGCAAG AGAGATGCAGAATAGGATCGACGCCTCAAAGCGAGTGGTACTTCTTCAGCCACAAGGACCGCAAGTACCCCACCGGCTCGAGGACCAACCGCGCCACGAACGCCGGCTTCTGGAAGGCCACCGGCCGGGACAAGTGCATCAGGACGACCTACAAGAAGATTGGCATGCGGAAGACCCTTGTGTTCTACCGCGGCCGCGCCCCCCATGGCCTGAAGACGGACTGGATCATGCATGAGTACCGCCTGGAAGACTCCGGCGCCGGCGACGGCGACGGCGACGCCAACAGCAGCGGCGCT GAGGATGGATGGGTGGTGTGCCGGGTGTTCAAGAAGAAGTGCTTCTTTAAGGTCGGGACCGGAGGCGGCACGAGCCAAGGCTTCGAGAACCACATCGGCGGCCCGGCGAGCCATGACCACCAGCCTAGGCCACTGAGCTCTCAATACATCCACCCGCACCATAGCCTCCTCCACCACcacaaccaccaccaccactcgGTCTCTAACTTATACTACTCTCAATTGCCTCCACAGTCCTACGCTCATGTCCAGGTGCAGGACCTGCTCACCAACCATAGGCCGACGGGCTACGACTTCTCGGTGCTCCCGACCGAGTCGTCGGCGATGGTGAAGCCATGTGAAGGAGGGCTCGAGGTCGGCGCCGCCTGCGAGGGGATGCGGCATGTCGGTGGTGACGGAAGGGATCGGAGCCCGAATGCTTGGGCGGTGCTCGACGGAATAGATGGGAGGTTCGGGGGCGCCGGAGGTGCGGCGGTGCAGCAGATGAATCAGATTTCCGGCCAACGTGGTGGTGAGATGGAGTTGTGGGGATATGGGAAGTAG
- the LOC103704753 gene encoding KH domain-containing protein At1g09660/At1g09670-like isoform X1, whose translation MDDRIPPSNTYFHYFPSGIPPNSSPHHHPIRPPPPPTPLDRERSPCQLSLDLYLAELMAERQKLVPFMRVLPFCSRILNQEIFRASVLAPNQNFVTERMEHGSPLRIAGHTTKGGSMDLDGWSAMQVEENGWNGAFHASAVGWNGAPGVATSPVVKKVVRLDVPVNKFPNYNFVGRLLGPRGNSLKRVEATTQCRVYIRGQGSVKDTLKEEKLRDTPGYDHLSEPLHVLVEAEFPADVVDARLSQAVGILEDLLKPVDESKDYYKKQQLRELALLNGTLREESPQMSPSVSPFNSTGMKRAKTRQ comes from the exons ATGGATGACAGGATCCCTCCCAGCAACACTTACTTCCACTACTTCCCTTCAGGGATCCCTCCCAACTCCTCTCCCCACCACCACCCCATccgccctccccctcccccaacCCCTCTGGATAGAGAAAGGTCTCCATGTCAGCTGTCTTTAGACTT ATATTTAGCTGAGCTGATGGCTGAGAGACAGAAATTGGTACCTTTCATGCGAGTACTTCCCTTTTGTAGCAGGATTCTAAACCAAG AAATTTTTAGAGCATCAGTTTTGGCACCTAACCAAAACTTCGTTACTGAGAGAATGGAGCATGGCAGTCCATTGAGGATAGCTGGCCACACTACCAAAGGTGGATCAATGGATCTGGACGGATGGTCAGCAATGCAAGTAGAG GAAAACGGTTGGAATGGGGCCTTTCATGCATCAGCGGTGGGTTGGAATGGGGCTCCTGGAGTTGCTACCAGCCCTGTTGTAAAGAAAGTTGTGAGATTAGATGTTCCTGTTAACAAGTTTCCTAAT TACAACTTTGTTGGCCGTTTGTTGGGACCACGTGGTAACTCTTTGAAAAGGGTTGAAGCTACGACGCAATGCAGAGTTTACATAAGAGGTCAAGGTTCAGTCAAAGATACTCTCAAG GAAGAGAAGCTAAGGGATACACCTGGATATGACCACCTTAGTGAGCCATTGCATGTGCTTGTGGAGGCCGAGTTTCCAGCAGATGTGGTTGATGCCCGATTGAGCCAAGCTGTGGGGATTTTGGAAGATCTTTTGAAGCCAGTG GATGAGTCCAAAGATTACTACAAGAAGCAACAGTTGAGGGAATTGGCCCTGCTGAATGGTACCCTAAGAGAAGAGAGCCCTCAGATGAGCCCCAGTGTGTCGCCATTTAACAGCACAGGAATGAAACGAGCAAAAACACGACAATAG
- the LOC103704753 gene encoding KH domain-containing protein At1g09660/At1g09670-like isoform X2, producing the protein MDDRIPPSNTYFHYFPSGIPPNSSPHHHPIRPPPPPTPLDRERYLAELMAERQKLVPFMRVLPFCSRILNQEIFRASVLAPNQNFVTERMEHGSPLRIAGHTTKGGSMDLDGWSAMQVEENGWNGAFHASAVGWNGAPGVATSPVVKKVVRLDVPVNKFPNYNFVGRLLGPRGNSLKRVEATTQCRVYIRGQGSVKDTLKEEKLRDTPGYDHLSEPLHVLVEAEFPADVVDARLSQAVGILEDLLKPVDESKDYYKKQQLRELALLNGTLREESPQMSPSVSPFNSTGMKRAKTRQ; encoded by the exons ATGGATGACAGGATCCCTCCCAGCAACACTTACTTCCACTACTTCCCTTCAGGGATCCCTCCCAACTCCTCTCCCCACCACCACCCCATccgccctccccctcccccaacCCCTCTGGATAGAGAAAG ATATTTAGCTGAGCTGATGGCTGAGAGACAGAAATTGGTACCTTTCATGCGAGTACTTCCCTTTTGTAGCAGGATTCTAAACCAAG AAATTTTTAGAGCATCAGTTTTGGCACCTAACCAAAACTTCGTTACTGAGAGAATGGAGCATGGCAGTCCATTGAGGATAGCTGGCCACACTACCAAAGGTGGATCAATGGATCTGGACGGATGGTCAGCAATGCAAGTAGAG GAAAACGGTTGGAATGGGGCCTTTCATGCATCAGCGGTGGGTTGGAATGGGGCTCCTGGAGTTGCTACCAGCCCTGTTGTAAAGAAAGTTGTGAGATTAGATGTTCCTGTTAACAAGTTTCCTAAT TACAACTTTGTTGGCCGTTTGTTGGGACCACGTGGTAACTCTTTGAAAAGGGTTGAAGCTACGACGCAATGCAGAGTTTACATAAGAGGTCAAGGTTCAGTCAAAGATACTCTCAAG GAAGAGAAGCTAAGGGATACACCTGGATATGACCACCTTAGTGAGCCATTGCATGTGCTTGTGGAGGCCGAGTTTCCAGCAGATGTGGTTGATGCCCGATTGAGCCAAGCTGTGGGGATTTTGGAAGATCTTTTGAAGCCAGTG GATGAGTCCAAAGATTACTACAAGAAGCAACAGTTGAGGGAATTGGCCCTGCTGAATGGTACCCTAAGAGAAGAGAGCCCTCAGATGAGCCCCAGTGTGTCGCCATTTAACAGCACAGGAATGAAACGAGCAAAAACACGACAATAG